The proteins below are encoded in one region of Phaseolus vulgaris cultivar G19833 chromosome 1, P. vulgaris v2.0, whole genome shotgun sequence:
- the LOC137815747 gene encoding uncharacterized protein: MEDPEAHLTAFHTRMMLVGGFDAVRCKLFMSTLTGMAMDWFISLPEGHITSFAQLSRLFREQYLANRAPAPVSYDLFDVKQYQGKTLKEYISRFGAQVVKVATTDEPMIVYAFRKGVRPGSFIKSLNRARPKTFAEIRR, encoded by the coding sequence atggaggatcctgaggcgcacctcactgcgttccacacacgAATGATGTTGGTTGGCGGCTTTGATGCCGTGAGGTGCAAGCTTTTTATGAGCACGTtaactgggatggctatggattggttcattagcctcccagaaggtCACATCACGTCCTTTGCACAGCTCTCACGACTATTCAGGGAGCAGTATctagccaacagggccccaGCCCCAGTTTCATACGACCTTttcgatgtgaagcagtatcaagggaaGACTCTGAAAGAGTACATCAGCCGTTTCGGGGCACAAGTGGTGAAGGTAGCTACCACTGacgagcccatgatcgtgtacgcattcaggaaaGGAGTGCGCCCTGGGTCTTTTATCAAGTCACTCAATCGCGCCCGCCCCAAGACCTTCGCTGAAATAAGGCGTTAG